A stretch of DNA from Cottoperca gobio chromosome 18, fCotGob3.1, whole genome shotgun sequence:
TGTCTACAGTGATATGTAAGTGGTGTGGAGTTAAAACATGCAGCCCAGTATTCCTAATTATGTTCAAGATTGATACCCGATGGCAACATTCAGTACCAATGCAGTGCCCCTCGTGTAGTGAGGCGGACAGTATGGTGTGGTGGTTATGTGTAGTGCGTCAGACTTCCATGCACAAGATCGCAGTTCACATCTTGGCACAGACCTGTAgataatattggcctttttctcTTAGGAGTTTGGTTAGATAGCAGATTGACTTACAAAACGTATGTTAAACACCTagctcaaaaataaaaaaataaaatttgattGATAGATCTAAAACAGACCTTATTTGTccttttaaaacagaaacattataGGGTCTACTACCATCTACACCGAAATCTGAAGATATCCTGTATGCTCTGGTTGCTGCCAACACCCAAAACCACTTGATGTCATTAACCACTCTCGACAGGGATCGCATCTCAATCTCTAGTTGACTTCAAAGTGAAGGACCATGACACCAGATCACGAGATAGTTTAGCTTTCCTTTCATCAGTACAACTGTGTCAATGCAATGGCACTTATTGGCACTTTAAGTACGTAAGTCTGACGTAAAGGTAGTTTACACCCAACTACACTGACTGTGTATTGAGCTGCGTCTTAGTGCACTATAGATGACAATGACGGAAGACTGCAGCGATACACTATGAACATACTTAGAAAAGAAATGAAGCATTTATTAGTGTCAGACTCAGACTAAACTAACTTTTTGTGTTGTATCTGTTTCAGTGCATTCAGTACATTTTGTGGTTTTCAGCAGGATGTAAAGGTATTTGCTCTCTCACAAGGATATCTCTTAAGACAAAGACCATTTAAGCaaattttaataaatgtacttcactccaaaaaaagttaaaagttacctgtttttatattgtatatgaaGATCATTAAATCTGATTTATATCTAATGccaagtaattattattattatattatatgtggacgtaaaaaaaaaaaaatcttttaaaCTTGACAATGTATGTGGCCGTGAACATGTGATCATGTTTTCTAAGTAGGACATGCAGTACACAGTCACTACAGATTGGCCAATAAAACACAGTTCCGTCTCTAAAGAGTGGAAAAGGGGTCAATGTGCTTTTCACTTTACACAGCAAATTGAACACAATGACATCTCCGGTGTttgctctctatctctatctcgcATGTCTGTTCTTGGGGAAAATGGgtaagttgtgtttttgttagtcAAACTTATCTTTCAGTGTATGATCACTGtttacacaaatgttttctaatattttaaatgtactgaTTACGCTAAATTCTgtcacatttctacatttctacatttccttttgtctcttctctcatttCAGCTCAGATGACCGATCTGAAATTATCCTCACCTGTTCATCAAGAGAATGGTTTTGTATTAGTTAAGGCAAAGGAGAACTTGACTTTGCAATGTTTCTATGACAGAGATGTTGCTGCAAGGCTTTACTGGTATAAGCAAACTCTGGGGCAGAAACCAAGGCTCATCTCTAATTTCTATAcgtatgataaaaaaaaaagttttcatgATGAATTCAAGAACAATTCTCGCTTCAAATTGGATACTGAAAATGGTCACTTGACAATCACAGATTTGCGTACTTCAGACGCAGCTACTTACTTCTGCATAAGTTGCTATCTATACATGTTAGAAATTTCAGAGAGCACTGTAGTCGATGTGAAGGGTTCAGGTTTGAACATCCCAGCTTTGGTCCATCAGTCAGCAGCTGAGACCATCCAAACAGGAGACTCTGTGACTCTgaactgtacagtacacactggCAGCTGTGATGGAGAACACAGTGTTTACTGGTTCAAAAACTCTGAAGAATCTCATCCAGGACTCATTTACACCCATGGAGGCAGGAATGATCAGTGTGAGAGGAAACCCaacgaacaaacacacacctgtgtctACAACCTGCCAATGAAGAGCCTGACTCTTTCTCATGCTGGAACCTACTACTGTGCTGTTGCCTCATGCGGACACATACTGTTCGGAAACGGGACCAAGCTGGACTTTGAGCGTAAGTAACTTTCAAGCCGAAATACTCAATGGTACTTCCTAAATAAGCTTCGGGTGTAAACCTGCTGAAagctctgtttctctctacaGAAGAGGTGGACTCTCTTGTCTTGGTGCATTTCTTGAGTGGATTTTCGACATTAACGACCATCCTGAGTGTTTTACTGGCTTTCTCAGTGTGCATGATGAACAGGAGCAACAGCTGCCAATCAACAGGTAACTGCTACTGTTTGTATCCGATGGCTTGATTTCACTGAATTtggcttttaaataaaaagagctTTTTCTGTTTCGCAACCAGGATCCAGATGTCCAGCTCCATCCACACTAGATGCAGAGGTGAGTAAAAACAGCGGACTGTAAATTAACGGTTGCACAATAAATTGTTcctggatgttttttttatttgaagtgaaatatatatatatatatatatatattgtgttacCAGGGTTACCAACATGCAGAAAAGATCTATTTTGCTGCTTTAAGTGTCAACCTGACCAACCGATCAAGAAGACAGCGGGATCAGACCTGGAGTGAATGTGTGTACTACAGCGTAAAGCAGTAGAACTAGACGTGTTATATTACTTTTGAGTAagacttgtgtttttaatagggctgtcgaattaatcAGAGAAAAAATAATGTGACAAAGATATTagcgcagattaatcgcgctcctagatgcccctgacttttgttCCGACAGCACCTTTATTATGTTATGATTTAATGAGTATATTTAGAAGATTAGATTCATCGATGGTGTAAAAGTTcatactttttttgtttatcattgtttttattcaaatcatATGTATGTGGAATTTATGTTgtttatgatcaaataaatacaataaaaatgtcgAGCATTTTGAGCttgaaacaatgtgtgtgtgcacgtgtccAACAGCTTCTTCACACGTGTGGCTGCTGTCACCGTGTTTATCGGAGAACGTGCTGACCTTCACCCACCCCAATAAgtgatgaaatgtaatattatacctcATTTTAAAATTTCaattttcatgtttatttaatttatataatacaataaaaagcaaacaggttttacacaaagtgcttcacaaagacagatatagacatatatatatatatatatatatatatatatatatatatatatatatgtgtgcatgtggaaataaaataagtagaaataagtttaaacacaatttaaacaCGGAATcagatgagaagagaaaaacaggTTACACACAATTAAATGTCAGAGAATAAAAGTGGGTTCTGGATCTTAAAAGCAGCTTGTATGCTGTATGGTGCTGCGTCACGGCCGTCATACCCAGAGTACACTTTGGCTACTGAATGATGAGTCAAGGCGATGAAAGCTTTAATATTGTCTCACTCGCCTAACAACCTTCAAGACAGTCCCGCcactaaaataaatactgaataaaAACTGAACTGACCTTTGCTACAATCTCAGTCAACATGTTCTGGCTTTTAGACATGTTGAATCTCAAAGTATATTGGCTTCATCTTTTGCTAATCAGCTAACTACTATGAATAAATTATCCTAGATAAACATTCTGCCAAAGTTTCAGTTATTTCACATGAGAGCTTTCTGTCGGTGTTGTTTGGTGTGTGATCTTTTCAGTAGTTTGAAGTGGGCGT
This window harbors:
- the LOC115023447 gene encoding uncharacterized protein LOC115023447 is translated as MTSPVFALYLYLACLFLGKMAQMTDLKLSSPVHQENGFVLVKAKENLTLQCFYDRDVAARLYWYKQTLGQKPRLISNFYTYDKKKSFHDEFKNNSRFKLDTENGHLTITDLRTSDAATYFCISCYLYMLEISESTVVDVKGSGLNIPALVHQSAAETIQTGDSVTLNCTVHTGSCDGEHSVYWFKNSEESHPGLIYTHGGRNDQCERKPNEQTHTCVYNLPMKSLTLSHAGTYYCAVASCGHILFGNGTKLDFEQEVDSLVLVHFLSGFSTLTTILSVLLAFSVCMMNRSNSCQSTGSRCPAPSTLDAEGYQHAEKIYFAALSVNLTNRSRRQRDQTWSECVYYSVKQ